The proteins below come from a single Bactrocera tryoni isolate S06 unplaced genomic scaffold, CSIRO_BtryS06_freeze2 scaffold_25, whole genome shotgun sequence genomic window:
- the LOC120780887 gene encoding uncharacterized protein LOC120780887 encodes MFSDNATNFVGANRKLRELKEAFLAQATELKGFAADEGFSFTFIPPRAPHFGGLWEAAVKSAKHLIVRAIGNVLLTVEELSTLLAEVEAILNSRPLTPLNQDPNDGEALTPAHLLIGCSLRSLPLAQERTKWLHPKRNLQPGDLVLVHEDNTPPQQKGKTARCESQA; translated from the exons ATGTTCAGCGACAACGCAACCAACTTCGTCGGCGCCAATcgcaagctgcgcgagctgaaAGAGGCGTTTCTGGCCCAGGCAACGGAGCTGAAGGGATTCGCCGCAGACGAAGGGTTCAGCTTCACCTTTATACCACCGCGGGCAccgcacttcggcggattatgggaggccgcggtgaagtccgccaaacatCTTATCGTTCGCGCAATCGGCAACGTGCTCCTCACGGTAGAGGAGCTATCAACACTGCTGGCCGAAGTGGAAGCAATCCTCAATTCTCGGCCCCTAACACCTCTGAACCAGGACCCCAACGACGGCGAAGCGTTAACTCCGGCGCATCTCTTAATAGGGTGCTCCCTGCGATCACTCCCACTAGCACAG GAGCGCACCAAATGGTTACACCCGAAACGGAATCTGCAGCCCGGCGATCTCGTCCTCGTACACGAAGACAACACACCACCGCAGCAgaagggcaagacggcaaggtgcgagTCGCAGGCATAA